In Cicer arietinum cultivar CDC Frontier isolate Library 1 chromosome 7, Cicar.CDCFrontier_v2.0, whole genome shotgun sequence, the genomic window TgtctgatttttttatttataaaaaggtAGGTTAGAGGATTAAACTTATGCAACATAAGAGAGAAACAAATGTTCCAGCAAACAATTACCTTATCAATAATGGTTTCAAGGATTTCATTTTCCACATCCATGCCACATTCTGACAAAATGGCAACCACCATTTGTCGAACCTGGAAAAAGTTGTGGGATAACAAAATAGTTACAAAACAGTGGTAAACATAAAAGCATAAGGGGAAACATGCTATATAAAAAAGCATAGCCTTCATGGTGGTTACTTGAACTTAGTTTTTATACATTATTCAATGGACAAACCACCACACTTTTCTTCATTAAAAATCAGCATTGCACTAAGAAAATGCTAGTGCAAAACTATTCTAAGTAACAGAAATATGTTTGAGCCAATAACACATTCGTAACACAAACATGCCAAGATACTCACTTCTTCTCGTTCAATATATCCAGTCTGTCTCAAGTCATACAATCTAAAAGCAACTGCAAGCAACCCaagaaattataattgatttttatcaaTACTGATGATGGTATTAAAATGGCTAGTAATATAAAAATACTACTGCAAAATGCTTACTGGagtcttacaatcaattttcttttCCAAAGAAGTATAAGGATGAAAGACACTGAGAGCATGCACAAACTCCTCAAATTCTATAACGCCGTTCTTTTTTTCATCAAAGAGATCAAAGACCTAGGAATTTTACAAATAATCAAATGAGCTTAATAATACAGCTCATAAAGGAAGATTTGCCAATTAGCCATAAAAAACAAATCTTTCTGGAAATCAAGTATACACATATGTCTAAAATGATAGATTATCACAAACTTAATGCCCCAATCCCTCTATACAACTTCAAAAGGAATGACATGGAAAGCACAAGAACTTGATGATTGCATAACATATTGGACTGGTTAAATCATCAATCGGTCTATAACAGTCCGTAATGTCCCAAAGGAATTTTAGAGGGAAAATGTGGAGTGGAAAGATGAATAATTGGAACCCTGAGTATCATCATATAATTTATTAGCCGAAATTTTTCATCTGGGAGCAGATATATCTATGTCAACATAGAAACAGAAGACCATTGAAACAAAGCATAATGCATAAATTAATCATACTGGTGAAACCAATCCAGCTTCAGAGTTTTAAGACTGAGATAGAAAGCATATTGAAACTTGACAGACTCAAGATGAAATTGGAGAAAATTAGATTGTATTGGTGCAACTTGATCAAAAATCTTAAAGGGACAGATTGAATATGCTTTGGGGTTTTGGTTTACAGATTCCAAAGGATGAAAACTTGTAGGAAAATAAAAAGATTGAGTTGTGCTaacaaaatgaaagtaaaatatcTCCACATAATAAAGATTCACCCCAATTTATCCAAATACAGGGGGGTGAATGTATTTGGTCCTCCTTGAAAGGTGTTTTCCTTACAAACCAAAAATCAACTTCCTTAATACAATAAGGATTCATGAAAGaaatcaagaaaacaaaaaacaaagagaATTGATAACAGTTGTGAAAATGCTTATACCCTATCAAGGAAAAGATTCTTGCCAGCTGTGGTCTTCAATAGTGCCAATGTAAGCTCTTCCTTCATAGAGAGAGAGGAAAAAAGAGTTAAAGGGTGCAAGTGCAACCTGACCACAAATTCAACACTATGCTTGTAAGTGGTAATGATAAGCCTAACAGACTCAACACCAAACACACATTattgtctttaaaaaaagcACACAATTAGGATTAAAAAAAACGATCACAATCAAAGTTGTTATTTTCACATCATTTCATTGATGTTAGCTGCATAACTGCACTATATGAGAATCACATAGTAGGTGCAtttgataaaaacaaataaaaattataggaGCAAATTTggtgaaaaaaattgttaactTGGATTCAATAATTGGAAACCACAGAGTAGTTTCATTCACTGCAAATCGGAACCAACGGACTCCATATTTGTGTATTAAACCCAATTTGCTGGTGTCATGATACGAGCCATGATATTTCTATGCAATAATAACTCATATCTGATGAATGCAGCAATGCCTTATTTCATTACTGCATTATTACAATATTACATTGAACTGTCTATTGTCATAAACACTTACAAGACTGTTTGAGCGAGCTTATACAAATAGCTTATAACATGTCCGTAAGCTCTCAAAGATAggttatgaaaacaatttatacGAAAACAGATTGACTTAAATTCATcatttgttatagaaatagtcTATGCATATGCACTTATACAATAAGTGCTTACATTATAAGTGTTTAATTAAGCTGGTTATATATACTAAACTTGAATCCATAAAGGAAAACTAATGAGACTACACATTGAAACACTGAATTAGGGTTTACACATAAATAAAGAGAGAATATGAGGCAAATTAAAAAAAGCagttagttaattagttaattactATACTTTGTGGATTAGTCCATCGTCAATGATTGAACAACTCAACTTCTTGTACAATTCAAACAACGCCTCTATTTCATTCACACTAACTGCCAcaaatcataaataataataattaggtTTTTcctgaacaaaaaaaaaagagcgaAAACGGAAGGAATCGAGAAACGAACAAGGAGAATCGTTGGCGAGAGCAAGAAAATCGTCGAATGTAGAAGAGAACTTCTCTTTCTGCTTCTGCTCTGAACTACGGAAATCGAAGCAACCGGCTAAGCTATAAAACAAGGTTTCAGCTATTCCGATCAGTggaatgaaaactgcacaaagCGTTTCTCCAAAAGTCAAACTCGATCTCTGATAAACAACACAAcacaataaattgaaaatttgatttataatcAAACAGAAATTCGAATGTAAAGgttatataaaaattgaattaccAGAGATACAGTGTGGTCCATATCTCATCTCATCTCAATCTCAATCTCAATCTCGTCATCGACCAATGTGCAAAACTTCTCAAGCTATCACGATGCCTACTTCATACTCCATCAGTTTCACAACAGTACTTTGTTcgtttttgttaattaaattttacttgtattttaatgaattttaaattatcgTGATTTCAAATGGGAACTCAacgtattaattaaataggttGAATAGTAAATTcgtcaaaaattgattttttatgaaGAATAAAAAAGCAAATAGTAATATATGAAATCATTTTTCAATAGTAATAAtacctcaaaaaaaaaaaaaactaataataccAGAAATAAAATTGTAAGTTCTCATAATAAAATCGTAAGTTCTCATATAATCTTATAATTCGtttattacatatatattaattggaCATTTTTTGCTGTCCAACTAGCTTATTATTACATAGTAAGTGTTTTAGGACTCTGTAGAATTCTAAAGAGTTCTAGGAGGCTTGCAACATATCAATGGTCTATGGCATGGCAGAACTGATGAGCACTCCTTCAAGACAGGTTTTTCATGTACACTATCAATGGCTCCAGCTAGTGTGCTAACAATAGCCAAAAGCAACACCAAAAACTTCAACACCATCTTTCCTGAAGTTTCCATTGTAATTCCTACTTGTTATTGTGTTATGTTAATGCAACGTTTTCTTATTTATAcacctgacaaaaatgttctcagttatattttactattaattaGGTAGTAACTTACATTTTGACTACATAATTTGAATATTCGGTTTGATTTTTAGTCATTCGttagtcaaaaaaaatttatggtcaatattttgatataaaaacATTGTTAAAAGAATCCATAAATTTCTTTAATTAGTTTCACTTAATTCATATTTAGTGGGACGTGGTATGGTTTGACTTTTCAACATTTGCACCCAACtagtaagaaaataaattgcatatcaaattttttatcgTGAAATTTAAGTTTCAATTCTTGTTTATGAAAAGATTTAGATTTTTCTGTCCTAcactcatttatatatataaaataataaattcaaaaatcatatttattataaataatataataaaataattcttgtataataataaaattaaaaaaattaaatcatattttctatagagagaaaattataatttttaatattaaatatattaaatctatacatgtaaataaaatttaaaaataacaataatattattagcaAGATAGATTCTAAGGCGGTGGAAATCAACACCACaataaactttaattaaaaattaatcatttagaaTCGTCGGAGTTCAATTTCTTACTAAATTAACTTTTGGTAAGGCTATCAACACCACaataaactttaattaaaaattaatcatttagaaTCGTCGGAGTTCAATTTCTTACTAAATTAACTTTTGGTAAGGCTTTATTTACCTTGCAATTGAATTCTAATTTATGAGGATCTTGTCACCCAgagaactaaaaaaaaatattgaataaaaataataattacaaagaatattcattttatttgattCTATTGGCTCCATttgttactattttaaaaaaagatttttaaattatttaattttttaataaaaaaatttaaataaaaaattaatttaaaagtttctCATGAAAAATCGCcacaagtattttatttttttgttataattttttaaataataaaatttaaaaaaaaataaaatgagaaagcATTTTGCGTAACtaatcataaaaatcatttttgagaaatgtaatttttattatataaaaatcttTAACAATTGAATAGGTAAGTAATTGAATatcgaattttttttaatctataataatgaatttaaaataattttgattatttgaaaataatttgtcataaagataacttttttaaatataaagttaaaaattactggtttcaattttttataacaaatggACCCATTGATTTagaattaacattataaaaaaaaagtttttttttaccaacattacttaaacatatttatttagaatcaattgatatttttcttataagcAAATCTTAATATGTTttaagttaataattttttcttttatcagaGTTTTGAACTTTGTTTTTGGTTcctctaattttaaattttttagattgaCTCGAATCTCCTCCCATTTTAAAAAGTTGGTTTGAAAAACACCAATGAAACATTTATGACAAAGACATATACTAATCCATCTTactaaataatttgtaattccttatttttataataaaattactaaaacttattaaactttaatatttattaaatttaccaaatcaattttcttgtagattttagatttgaaatcttaattttgttattttctatCGATCCTCGTTGTTTTTCTCCTCTCTCGAGCCAATCATCGTCGTTGTTGCCATTACTATTGCTACTagtaaacaaaaatttaaagataaaaggttccgaaaaaattaaattagcaTAGACATtaccataaataaaaatttaaaactaaaagattttgaaaaatttgaattttcaattatatatcaTGTTATCTCACCCTCACCCAACCTACAAAACTTCTCAAGCAATCATAATACATTCTAAacattgttttttgttttttttttgtttttttttttatggaaaaagCTAACAAGTGCTCCAATAACACTTTTAAACAACTGTTGCGGtcttaaatatcaaatattttttgaattcaatGGAATCgttatgaaattttattataaaatagaaaaaatattgggaaaccttaaaaaaaataaatggtctttgaaatcaaattttgggTTCAAAaaatcgattatgcgtaggaaATATATTAGCATCTTACGACGTCCGTTAAAATACAATTAcgtataattaattgtgcaaaaatTAACGTTAACTTATTAATTTCTCCATTTTTTTAATGCAAATATaatccattttttaaaataatctagagataaaaatgtatttaaaatataaataattttttgattattATGATTGACAAGAGTACAATTTTGCTTCTACGTATCTTCTGATGCGATagagaaatcaaaataaaattggagAAAATTGGGCTACAATGGTGGAACTTTATCAAAAATCTTAAAGGGATAGATCGGAGATTGAATATGTTATGGGATTTTGGCTAACAGATTCCAAAGGATGAAAATAACTTGAAGGAAAATAAATAGATTGAATTGTGCgaacaaaatgaaagtaaaatatcTCCACATAACAAAGATTCACCCCAATTTACCCAAAATTCAAGTGGGTGAATGTATTTGGTCTTCCTTGAAAGGTGTTTTTCTTACAAACCAAAAATCAACTTCCTTAATACAATAAGGATTCATGAAAGaaatcaagaaaacaaaaaacaaaaaacaaagagaACTGAAAACAGTTGTAAAAATGATTATACCCTGTCAAGGAAAAGATTCTTGCCAACTGTGGTCTTAAATAGTGCCAACATAAGATCTTCCTTCATATAGAgagatagaaagaaaaaaaagttaaatggtGCAAGTACAACCTGACCACAGATTCAACACTATGCTTGTAAGTGGTAATGATAagtgttaaaacaatattgagATCTACAacaagaattaaccaacaaaacagaaaaacaagCAATTGCCGAGGAAAAACGAGGAACGTTATGAGTTTTCTgttgaaaacagagaacgttctagACGTAACTGAAAAACCAAAAAACCAGAGAACGTTATTAGTTTTCTgctgaaaacggagaatgttctgaaaaccaaaaaaatcaaaaaaccaGAAACGAACAACGTTCTTAATTTTCTgctgaaaacagagaatgttctgCGAACAGTTTTCACAATCAATGTAaacgaaaaataaataaagataatggAAGAATAACATCCAGATTTACGTGTTCggtctcaattgatgagacaTACGTCACAGGCGAGCAAAcaagattaatccactattCTTAATTAaactttacaagattaaagttttctcaagattgatctcctaaCATCTACCACTGTTTATGAACCAACAATATTAGTTTTTTCACTCAATCTTTCTTTCTCTCCCTTTAATCTTCTTTCTATAAATCATGAGTTGGATATGTCTCTCTCAGTTTCCAGCTATTACTGCTACAATAACATACAAACTGCTATAATATTATTGCTTTATTAATAGTATACAAAAGCAAACAAGCTTTACTAACTATAACTACCTTGTTATAACTAACTTGACCAAAGGTATTTATAACAACCACTAAAACTTAACAAACTTTAGTTAGATGATTTGAGGCACATATTCACAATTCTCCACCTTGACTCAATATTAGAATAATTCAATCATTGTCTTTGCTCTCATGTACCAACTTTTTACTTTacagaaaataatatatttcatgTATATATTCACAGCTCTCCACCTTGACTCAATATCAGAATAATTAATTCATAGCATTTCCTCTTCAAGAACATCTCAAGACATATTTTGATCTTGAATTGGACCTATGTTTATTTCCATTTGATAATTTCTTTTCAATTCTTCCTCTGGTCACATTCAGACTTTCAACATGATTATCATTCTTTGTGGTTCCAATAATTATTGCTCCATTTACCACAAAAGGCGCAAATTATTAAAACAGTATTGGGATCTGCAACcagaattaaccaacaaaacagaaaaacaaacAATTGTAGATGAAAaacgaaaacggagaacgttctggacagAACTGAAATACCAGAATAGCCAGAAAAACAGAAAAATGAGAATATTCTGGACAGAACTGAAAAAACAGTGTTCTCGATTGAATTAAACGAAAAGTAAAGAAGTATAAGGGAAGAATAACATCTAGATTTTGTGTGTTCGGTCTCAATTGATAAGACCTATGTCACGGGCTAACAAGGAAGATTAATCCACTATTGTTAATTGAATTTTACAAGATTAAAGTCTTCTCAAGATTGAACTCCAAGTATCTATCATTGTTTATGAACTAGCAATACTAGCCTTTTCActcaatatttatttctctCCCTTTAATCTTCTTTCTCTTAATTTCTATAAATCCATAATTGCATACGCCTCTCTTAGTTTCCAGCTATTACTGCTACAATGACATACAGGTTGCTACAATATTACAACTTTATTTATTGTATACAAAAGCAAACAAGTTTTACTAACTATAACTACCTTGTTATAGCTAACATGGTCAAAGGTAGTTATAACACCCACTAAAGCTTAATCAACTTTAGTTGGATGATTTGAAGCATATATTCACAATAAGCCTAACAGACTCAAAACCAAACACATATTattgtctttaaaaaaagcacacaattaggatttaaaaaaaacaatcacaatCAAAGTTGTTATTTTCACATCATTTCATTGATGTTAGCTGCATAACTACACTATAAGAGAATCACATAGTAGCTGCAtttgataaaaacaaataaaaattataggaGCAAATTTggtgaaaaaaattgttaacaaaCTTGGATTCAATAATTGGAAACCACGGAGTAGTTTCATTCACTGCAAATCGGAACCAACGAACTCCAAATTTGTGTATTAAACCCAATTTGTTGGTGTCATGATACGAAATGTCATATTTCTATGCAATAATAACTCATATTTGGTGAATGCAACAACGCCTTATTTAATTACTGCATTATTACAATATTACATTGAACTTGTCTATTGTCATAAACACTTACAAGATTGTTTGGGCGAGCTTATACAAATAGCTTATAACATGTCCATAAACTCTCAAAAATAGGTTATGTAAACAATTTATATGAAAACAGTTCGACTTAAATTCATcatttgttatagaaatagtcTATGCATATGCACTTATACAATAAGTGCTTACGCTATAAGTGTTTAATTAAGCTGGTTATATATACTAAACTTGAATCCATAAAGGAAAACTAACGAGACTACACATTGAAACACTGAATTAGGGTTTACACATAAATAAAGAGAGAATGTGAGGCAAATTAAAAATAGCagttagttaattagttaattactATACTTTGTGGATTAGTCCATCGTCAATGATTGAACAACTCAACTTCTTGTACAATTCAAACAACGCCTCTATTTCATTCACACTAACCGCCACAAatcacaaataataataattaggtTTTTCCTGAACAAAAAAAGAGCGAAAAAGGAAGGAATCGAGAAACGAACAAGGAGAATCGTTGGCGAGAGCAAGAAAATCGTCGAATGTAGAAGAGAACTTCTCTTTCCGCTTCTGCTATGAACTACAGAAATCGAAGCAACCGGCTAAGCTATAAAACAAGGTTTCAACTATTCCGATCAATGGAATGAAAACTGCACACATCGTTTCTCCAAAAGTCAAACTCGATCTCTGATAAACAACACAAcacaataaattcaaaatttgatttataatcaaaaagaagTTCGAATGTAAAGGTTATAGAAAAattgaattgttgtttttgaatttcgaaaaaaccttttgaaaacaattatgccaccgaaaaaattaatgggttgagtcgcggactaggtcgctctctttaagacgtttcgaggcactgtccaaaattgtgcaaggcatactatcaaccacgaagtccccaggataaaacagcccagatactCTATATCGAAATTCTACTGCACTATAGAACACTGTTTTAGAATTACACCATCAATATGACAGTCGTACGACTGATACTCAAATATGGCACTAAGACCACtcgaaagaaagagaagaaaaagtaAGAAGGGGGATaagtgagaaaagcctcagatacggagagcttttggtgtgattttccaactgaggagaaccctctatttatagaggaaatccgCAACTTGATCTGAGAAAATCATGGATCATcagaacgtgcgctccaagtagTGGCCCTtagaaacgtgcgctccaagcccccaaaacgtgcgctccaaactTAGGGATTTGACTCTGACTTTTGACCGGACAACAAGGGAAACGTGAGaccaaagattagggttttgaccgggCAAAAACAGACGCACGAGGAAGACTGGATCAGATATGACTCGGTTGAGGGAAATTACGTAATTAACGTTTCAATTAGAGAAAAAACACAAgcaattagttaattaaaatgattaattaattttcatgcaAAATTAATAATACACCACGTAGTCAAAGCCAAAGCCAAGCCAGGTCGGGTCGGGCTGAACCGGGCCGGACGGACGGCAGCAGCGCGCGCGTgtgtgtggtggtcaatattgcttgcgttctccctccttcacaaaattggggtgcTCCTTGAGGCCCTTCCCAAGTtcattacctccaccttatataccctactagtgttTCTCCAAAAGTCAAACTCGATCTCTGATaaacaacacaacacaacacaataaattcaaattttgatttataataaaacAGAAATTCGAATGTAAATGTTATAGAAAAATTGAATTACCAGAGATACAATGTAGTCCATATCTCATCTCAATCTCAATCTCAATCTCATTATCGAGCAATGTGCAAAACTTCTCAAGCTATCACGATGCGTACTTCATACTCCATCAGTTTCACAAcaatactttgtttttttttttttattaattagattttacttgtatttttcataaattggaattttgacaaaaaaaaaatctataatttgattttacttgtattttaatgaattttaaactATCGTGATTTCAAATGTGAACTCAACATATTCATTAAATAGGTTTAATAGTAAATTCGTCAAAAACCGATTTTTACGTAAATATACATTAATAGACGAACTTATTTTACTATCGTTAGAGATGCTCTTAAGAATACGAGGGTTGAGATTAAAAGAAAATCCCAATAACAAACACAAGCAGTAGAATAAAAAAGCAAATAGTAATATATGAAATCATTTTTCAATAGTAATAATacctcaaaaaataaaataataataccaGAAATAAAATTGTAAGTTCTCATATAATCTTATAATTCGtttattacatatatattaattggaCATTTTTTGCTGTCCAACTAGCTTATTATTACATAGTAAGTGTTTTAGGACTCTGTAGAATTCTAAAGAGTACTAGGAGGCTTGCAACATATCAATGGTCTATGGCATGGCAGAACTGATGAGCACTCCTTCAAGATTGGTTTTTCATGTACACTATCAATGGCTCCAGCTAGTGTGCTAACAATAGCCAAAAGCAACACCAAAAACTTCAACACCATCTTTCCTGAAGTTTCCATTGTAATTCCTACTTGTTATTGTGCTATGTAAATGTAATGTTTTCTTATTTATAcacctgacaaaaatgttctcagttatattttactattaattaGGTAGTAACTTACATTTTGACTACATAATTTGAATATTCAGTTTGATTTTTAGTCATTCGTcagtcaaaaaaaatttattgtcaatattttgatataaaaacATTGTTAAAAGAATCCATAAATTTCTTTAATTAGTTTCACTTAATTCATATTTAGTGGAACGTGGTATGGTTTGACTTTTCAACATTTGCACCCAACtagtaagaaaataaattgcatatcaaattttttatagtgaaatttaagtttctattcttgtttatgaAAAGATTTAGATTTTTCTGTCCTAcactcatttatatatataaaataataaattcaaaaatcatatttattataaataatataataaaataattcttgtataataataaaattaaaaaaattaaatcatattttctatagagagaaaattataatttttaatattaaatatattaaatctatacatgtaaataaaatttaaaaataacaataatattattagcaAGATAGATTCTAAGGCGGTGGAAATCAACACCACaataaactttaattaaaaattaatcatttagaaTCGTCGGAGTTCAATTTcttactaaattaatttttggtaaGGCTTTATTTACCTTGCAATTGAATTCTAATTTATGAGGATCTTGTCACCCAgagaactaaaaaaatatattgaataaaaataataattacaaagaatattcattttatttgattCTATTGGCTCCATttgttactattttaaaaaaagatttttaaattatttaattttttaataaaaaaatttaaataaaaaattaatttaaaagtttctCATGAAAAATCGCcacaagtattttatttttttgttataattttttaaataataaaatttaaaaaaaaataaaatgagaaagcATTTTGCGTAACtaatcataaaaatcatttttgagaaatgtaatttttattatataaaaatcttTAACAATTGAATAGGTAAGTAATTGAATatcgaattttttttaatctataataatgaatttaaaataattttgattatttgaaaataatttgtcataaagataacttttttaaatataaagttaaaaattactggtttcaattttttataacaaatggACCCATTGATTTagaattaacattataaaaaaaaagttttttttttaccaacattactaaacatatttatttagaatcaattgatatttttcttataagcAAATCTTAATATGTTttaagttaataattttttcttttatcagaGTTTTGAACTTTGTTTATggtttctctatttttaaattttttagattgaCTCGAATCTCCTCCCATTTTAAAAAG contains:
- the LOC101505072 gene encoding calcineurin B-like protein 10 isoform X1, which gives rise to MDHTVSLRSSLTFGETLCAVFIPLIGIAETLFYSLAGCFDFRSSEQKQKEKFSSTFDDFLALANDSPFSVNEIEALFELYKKLSCSIIDDGLIHKEELTLALLKTTAGKNLFLDRVFDLFDEKKNGVIEFEEFVHALSVFHPYTSLEKKIDFAFRLYDLRQTGYIEREEVRQMVVAILSECGMDVENEILETIIDKTFQDADADKDDKISKEEWKEFVIKNPSLLRHLTLPNLKDITTVFTSFIFNTGVDDSHWQVNG
- the LOC101505072 gene encoding calcineurin B-like protein 10 isoform X2, with product MRYGPHCISVFIPLIGIAETLFYSLAGCFDFRSSEQKQKEKFSSTFDDFLALANDSPFSVNEIEALFELYKKLSCSIIDDGLIHKEELTLALLKTTAGKNLFLDRVFDLFDEKKNGVIEFEEFVHALSVFHPYTSLEKKIDFAFRLYDLRQTGYIEREEVRQMVVAILSECGMDVENEILETIIDKTFQDADADKDDKISKEEWKEFVIKNPSLLRHLTLPNLKDITTVFTSFIFNTGVDDSHWQVNG